AGGTGGCTCACGACGTCGTGGGCGGGCGCGAGGTGCGGCGCGTCGAAGTCCACCACGATGAGGTCCGCCGCGCCGCCGACCTTGATCCGACCGCCGGGGAGGCCGATGGCGTCGGCGCTCCCCGCGGTGGCGGCGGTGACGGCGGCGGCGGCGGGGACGGCCGCGGCGTCGTCGGCGCCGAGTTTGCCTATCATCGCCGCGTCCCGCAGTTCGTCGAACACGTCGAGGTCGTTGTTCGAGGCGGCGCCGTCGGTGCCGATGCCGACGGTCACGCCCGCGTCCAGCATCTGCTGTACGGGCGCGATGCCGGAGGCGAGTTTCGTGTTCGAGGCCGGGCAGTGAATCACGCTCGTGCCGCGCGCGGCGAGGAGTTCTATCTCCTCGGCGTCGGTGTGGACGCCGTGCGCGACGAAGTCTTGTTCAGAAAGCATCCCGAGGTCGTCGGCGTACGACAGGGGGCGCTTCTCGTAGTCGTCGACGATGGGCGACACCTCGTCGGTCGTCTCGTTCGCGTGGAAGTGCAGCGGAATCCCCTCCTCGCGGGCCGTCGCGGTGGCCTCCCGCAGGAACTCCTCCCCCACCGTCGTCAGCGAGTGAGGCATGAACGCCGTCCGCACTCTCCCGTCGGCGGCGCCGTCGAACTCGCGGGCGACGCGGAGGCTCTCTTCGACGTCCTCGGCCGCGTCTTCGTCGTCTTTGGCGACGGTGACGACGCC
This is a stretch of genomic DNA from Halogeometricum sp. S3BR5-2. It encodes these proteins:
- a CDS encoding amidohydrolase; protein product: MNALCIAGGRVLRPDCSVEAADVVVDRDTGNVHDVGEEIAAEYDGETLDAAGGVVMPGLVNAHTHAAMTLLRGYADDKPLGSWLREDIWPAEAALEPEDVRAGTELGIVEMIRSGTTAFADMYFEVPEVAAAVEESGMRARLGHGVVTVAKDDEDAAEDVEESLRVAREFDGAADGRVRTAFMPHSLTTVGEEFLREATATAREEGIPLHFHANETTDEVSPIVDDYEKRPLSYADDLGMLSEQDFVAHGVHTDAEEIELLAARGTSVIHCPASNTKLASGIAPVQQMLDAGVTVGIGTDGAASNNDLDVFDELRDAAMIGKLGADDAAAVPAAAAVTAATAGSADAIGLPGGRIKVGGAADLIVVDFDAPHLAPAHDVVSHLAYAVRGSDVRHTVCDGRVLMEDREVQTLDEERVVETARERAASLVERAE